Below is a genomic region from Methylobacterium sp. FF17.
TCCCGAGCGCGCCGAAATCCGCGCAGGCGATGGCGAGCGCACCCGCGAAGGGGCCGAGTCCGACGACGTTGATCCAGATCAACGCCCAGATCAGCACGTCGACGGAGCGCACCACGTCGAGGCCGCGCCGCACGGTGAAGTGCACGAACGGGTTCGGCACGACGTTGCGGGCGGCCAGGAACGCCACCGGAAACGCCAGGAGCGCGGCCGTCAGTGTGCCGATGAAGGCGATGCCGAGGGTCTCGGTCAGCGCCTGCAGAAAGGCCCAGGCCCGGCCGTCGGCGTCCGGTGGGAGCATCAGCAGGCTGAACTCGCCGAGGCGGCCGAGGCCATTGAGGAGTCGCGCGGCGGAGAAATCAAGGCGCACCATCGCGTAACCCGCCAGGGCGACGAGGCCGGCGAGCGCGAGGCCCGCGACGAGGCGGCCCCGCCACGCTGGCCGGAAGCTCTCCGGAAAGCGCTGGCGCAGCGCGTCGATCTCGGTTTGGCTCAGGTCGGGACCGGTCATCGCAGGCTCCCGAGGAGGTGGTGACGCAGGCGCTCGGTGCCGAGGTCGATCGCCATCACCGTCAGGATGATGAGGACCAGGATCGCGCTGACATCGGCGTAGTAAAAGTTGCGGATCGCCACGAGGAGTTCCTGCCCGATGCCGCCGGCGCCGACGAAGCCCATCACCCCGGCGCCGCGTACGTTGATCTCGAAGCGCAGCAGCCCGTAGGAGACGAAGTTCGACAGCACCTGTGGCAGCACGGCGAAGCGCAAGGTCTCGACCCGCCCGGCTCCGGCGGCGGTGAGGCTCTCCACCGGCTTCATGTCGATGTTCTCGACGACCTCCGAGAACAGCTTGCCCAGTGCCCCCGTGGTGTGGATCGCGAGCGCCAGCACGCCCACCATCGGCCCGAGGCCGAAGGCGATGACGAAGATGAGCGCGAATACGATCTCCGGCACGGTGCGGCAGAATTCCAGCCCGCGCCGCACGAGGAAGCACGCCGTCCGGCTGCCCGTCACGTTGGCGGCGGCGGAAAAGCACAGCAGGAAGCCGCCGATCGCCCCCAGCAGGGTGCCGAGATAGGCCATCAGCAGGGTCTCGCCGAGAAGCCCGAGCCATTTCGGCCAGCCCCAGTACCATTCGGCGAGGTCCCCCGGCAGGTTCGCCAGGGTCAGGGGCGGCAGGATCTGGGCGATGTAGTCGGTGAAGCGGCCGATATTGGCCGCGAGCACCCCGGGGCGCACCTCCGCGGCCCGGGCGGCGAGCCCGGTGAGGAGGACGAGCACCGCGAGGCTGGCCCAGGTCCGGCGCCGGGTCGCGGCGACGGCGGCATCGTAGGCCCCCGCCAGGGCGGCGGCCCGGTCGGGGGGCAGGGGCGTGATCCGCTCAGGCATGGTTGGTCACGGGCGGCTCACACGAACTCGGGTCAAGACTTGCGGCGCTGGTCGTCGTTGAACTTCAGCATCTCGATGATCGGCTGGTAGTCCTTCAGGGTCACGGCGGTGAGCCCCTGGTCCTTGCCGTCCGAGAGCCGGTCGAACGCCACCTTGTCGGCCGTCGGCAGCGCCACGAGGGCGTCCCGGATCCGCGCCTTGAGGTCGTCGGGCAGGCTCGCCAGCATGGCGAAGGGCCCCTCGGGCAGGAAGTCGGACTTGAACACCACGCGGAAATCGCCCTGGCCCATCGCCGTACCGTCGGGCTTCTTCAGCATGCCCTTGGCGGCCATGCGGGTGACCATGGTGTCGGTGTCGGTGTTGTAGAGGTTGGCCGCCGCCTCCACCGTGCCCTGGACGAGGGCGAGGACGGCGTTCTCATGGCTGCCGGCGTAGACGGTCTTGCCGAAGAACGCGTCGACCGGGTGGCCGGCCTTGTGCAGGAAGAAGCGCGGCGCCTGGTTGCCGGAGGTGGAGTTCGGATCGACGAGGGCGAGGTTCTTGCCCTTCAGGTCCTCGATCGTCTTGTAGGGGCTGTCGGCGCGCACGTAGATCACCGAGTAGTAGCCCGAGGCGCCGGTGTCGTGGCGCTGGTTGACGATGGGCTCGATCTTGACGCCGGTCATCACCGCGCGGGCGAAGGAGGCGGGGCCGTAGAAGGCGAGCTGGGCGTTGCCGGCGCGCTGGCTCTCGATCACGGCGGCGTAGTCGTTGGCGATCCGCAGCTTCACCGGCACGCCGAGGGCCTTCGACAGGTAGGCGGTCATCGGCGCGTAGCGATCGGTGGTGCCCGACGCGTTCTCGGCCGGGATCACCGCCAGGGTGAGTTCGGGGTAGGTTGCCTTCCAGTCCTGCGCGGCGGCCGGGACGGCGAGGAGGGCGAGCGCGAGGGCTCCGGCGAGGGTGCGACGGTTCAACATGGGAATCTCCCGGATGGGTGTGTGAG
It encodes:
- the phnD gene encoding phosphonate ABC transporter substrate-binding protein; the protein is MLNRRTLAGALALALLAVPAAAQDWKATYPELTLAVIPAENASGTTDRYAPMTAYLSKALGVPVKLRIANDYAAVIESQRAGNAQLAFYGPASFARAVMTGVKIEPIVNQRHDTGASGYYSVIYVRADSPYKTIEDLKGKNLALVDPNSTSGNQAPRFFLHKAGHPVDAFFGKTVYAGSHENAVLALVQGTVEAAANLYNTDTDTMVTRMAAKGMLKKPDGTAMGQGDFRVVFKSDFLPEGPFAMLASLPDDLKARIRDALVALPTADKVAFDRLSDGKDQGLTAVTLKDYQPIIEMLKFNDDQRRKS
- the phnE gene encoding phosphonate ABC transporter, permease protein PhnE, which translates into the protein MPERITPLPPDRAAALAGAYDAAVAATRRRTWASLAVLVLLTGLAARAAEVRPGVLAANIGRFTDYIAQILPPLTLANLPGDLAEWYWGWPKWLGLLGETLLMAYLGTLLGAIGGFLLCFSAAANVTGSRTACFLVRRGLEFCRTVPEIVFALIFVIAFGLGPMVGVLALAIHTTGALGKLFSEVVENIDMKPVESLTAAGAGRVETLRFAVLPQVLSNFVSYGLLRFEINVRGAGVMGFVGAGGIGQELLVAIRNFYYADVSAILVLIILTVMAIDLGTERLRHHLLGSLR
- the phnE gene encoding phosphonate ABC transporter, permease protein PhnE, coding for MTGPDLSQTEIDALRQRFPESFRPAWRGRLVAGLALAGLVALAGYAMVRLDFSAARLLNGLGRLGEFSLLMLPPDADGRAWAFLQALTETLGIAFIGTLTAALLAFPVAFLAARNVVPNPFVHFTVRRGLDVVRSVDVLIWALIWINVVGLGPFAGALAIACADFGALGKLFSEALETVDGKAGEGVSASGGAELHRIRFGLIPAVLPVLGSQVLYFFESNTRSATIIGIVGAGGIGQYLTELIRVLELRQVAFLILMILVTVAIIDAVSGRLRRALIGGVAR